From one Lineus longissimus chromosome 3, tnLinLong1.2, whole genome shotgun sequence genomic stretch:
- the LOC135485333 gene encoding cell death regulator Aven-like yields the protein MRPDAHKKKKSAQYQKKNPQKVQGKTQASGKSEGGKKEKPGNPDKQYEQRLNRKEDDKKEKEKPAAAEAGDSDSSGSDSENNQPVRRTFRRRKVETNWEKYEEPEVDYSIVSKEEQLEQKQEEEDFQRHLTAKVKAHSPLRLQDEEDDDSHGYVVSVDSEELAEDFRKTLHSDDIRGEPSSDSKNLQTDEIRGDSSLDTQSLSESRDSITNSKSTSDLSGSAPVSEESKTDKERAEGICIDSELRNDGRLNSSDDKTVVDKDDDVLDFLLSLDTPVVTPVPKTEEAQKISGDENAANKSNNVNSSVGTRLVTRIGEKKPGAPKESIQDLEDWLDSVI from the exons ATGAGGCCTGATGCTCACAAGAAAAAGAAGTCTGCTCAGTACCAAAAGAAAAATCCCCAGAAGGTCCAAGGGAAAACACAGGCATCAGGGAAATCGGAGGGCGGCAAAAAGGAGAAGCCGGGCAATCCAGACAAACAGTATGAGCAGAGGTTGAATAGGAAGGAGGATGATAAGAAAGAAAAGGAGAAGCCAGCTGCTGCTGAGGCGGGCGATTCAGATTCT TCTGGATCTGACAGTGAGAATAATCAGCCAGTCAGGCGGACATTTCGACGCAGGAAAGTCGAGACTAACTgggagaaatatgaagagccaGAAGTTGATTATAGCATTGTCTCCAAGGAAGAACAACTGGAACAAAAGCAGGAGGAAGAGGACTTTCAGCGACATCTTACTGCCAAAG TGAAAGCACATTCTCCTCTCCGCCTCCAAGATGAAGAAGACGATGATTCACATGGTTATGTCGTATCTGTCGATAGCGAAGAACTCGCTGAGGATTTTAGGAAAACACTACATTCTGATGACATCAGAGGTGAACCCTCCTCTGACAGCAAAAACTTACAAACTGATGAAATAAGAGGTGACAGTAGCTTAGATACACAATCTCTTAGTGAATCAAGAGACAGTATTACAAACTCAAAGTCTACATCAGACCTTTCTGGGTCGGCTCCTGTTTCAGAGGAATCTAAAACTGACAAGGAACGAGCTGAAGGAATTTGCATTGATTCAGAGTTGAGGAATGATGGAAGATTGAACTCTTCAGATGACAAGACAGTTGTTGATAAAGACGATGATGTGTTAGATTTCTTGCTTTCTCTTGACACACCAGTGGTGACACCTGTACCAAAGACGGAGGAAGCTCAGAAGATATCAG GTGACGAGAATGCAGCCAACAAAAGCAACAATGTCAACTCTTCCGTTGGAACAAGACTGGTCACAAGGATAGGGGAAAAGAAGCCTGGAGCTCCCAAGGAATCAATTCAGGATTTAGAAGACTGGTTGGACAGTGTCATTTAG